Below is a genomic region from Paenibacillus rhizovicinus.
ACCCGCTGGCGGGGAAAACGTTGTTCCCGCACTGATCGCAGCCGATCCGCAAGGATGCAAACTTATCGGGTCGGATGTAAACCGATCCGTCCGGAAACAAACTGATCCGCAAGGATGAAACCGATCCGTACGGAAACAAAATGATCCACCTAAATGCAACTGATTCCAGCCTGTTTCAATTCGGCTTGAAGCCGTCTATCCGAAGGGAGATTTGCGACGATGAGAAACGCTGTCTTGAAATCACCGGCGCGTCCGCTGGCTGCGCGGACGCCCGCATTCTTCTTCCAGAAGCGGCTTCAAGTCATGCTCATGACCGCTGCCGCGCTGCTGCTTGCCGTCATCGCCGCGGCGCTGCTGCTGCATCTGCGGGGAGGCGATTCCGGGCCCCGCGTTACCGCGACCGTTAACGGAGAGCCTATCGCGAGAGAAGAACTCCAGCAAGCGATGGCGCTGCAGAAGGCGAAGACGGCGGCGTATTTCAAAGCCCAGTACGGCGCGGACGACGAAGCGGGCTTCTGGACCAAAGCGTACGGAGGCGAAGTGCCGCTCGAGAAGCTGAAGAAGGACGCGCTCGCGCAAGCCGTGCAGCTTAAAGTCCAGCAGGCGATGGCGAAGCGCGAAGGGCTGACGGACGACATTGCGTATGCCTCGTTTCTGAAACGATTGAAGGCGGAGAACAAGCGCAGGGCGAATGCAGAGGATGATCAGCCTGGCGTATACGGGCCGAAGCAGTACAGCGAGGCCGCTTACTACAGCCTGATCAATTCCGATTTGCTCGGCGCCTTGAAGAACAAGCTCGAAGCCGCCATGACGTGGTCGGACGATCAGCTTCGCGCCTTCTATGATGCGCATGCGGCGGAACAGTTTACGGAACGGGCGGCGATTCAAGCCGACACGATCTCCGTCCCGTACGGCGACGGCGCAGCCATGAATGCCACGGAAGCGGAGACGGCGGTGAAATCTATCGCGGAGAAGCTCGATACGGGCATGTCCGCGACCGCTGCCGCGGCTGCGTTCCAGGGAGAAGCGGCCGTCGCGACAGTCAAGCTTGACGCCGATACGGCCAGGGCGGCGAATCTCGAGACGCCGATGCTCTTGTCGAAGGTGCAGCGGCTTCAAGCGGGTCAGCACACCGGCAT
It encodes:
- a CDS encoding foldase protein PrsA; the protein is MRNAVLKSPARPLAARTPAFFFQKRLQVMLMTAAALLLAVIAAALLLHLRGGDSGPRVTATVNGEPIAREELQQAMALQKAKTAAYFKAQYGADDEAGFWTKAYGGEVPLEKLKKDALAQAVQLKVQQAMAKREGLTDDIAYASFLKRLKAENKRRANAEDDQPGVYGPKQYSEAAYYSLINSDLLGALKNKLEAAMTWSDDQLRAFYDAHAAEQFTERAAIQADTISVPYGDGAAMNATEAETAVKSIAEKLDTGMSATAAAAAFQGEAAVATVKLDADTARAANLETPMLLSKVQRLQAGQHTGIFRENGAYVIAVVTERAEGKTHSFEEVKEGIAAQLADEAYGALVDKAVRTAAIAIDHEVYDGIGPDNQ